A single genomic interval of Methylocystis sp. IM3 harbors:
- a CDS encoding type II toxin-antitoxin system RatA family toxin: MKSFRTRRHVSHSAADMFALVANVETYPQFVPLCEAMRVRRRAEVAPGVVELVAEMQVGFKAICERYTSRVTCDSNTLEVRVGYIDGPFRKLDNRWSFREEAPGPDGAPRSIIDFFIAYEFKSVALGLVMGAMFDKAFQKYADAFVKRADEVYGRRRAPK, encoded by the coding sequence ATGAAAAGCTTTCGCACGCGCCGCCACGTCTCCCACAGCGCCGCTGACATGTTCGCCCTGGTCGCCAATGTCGAGACCTACCCGCAATTCGTGCCGCTCTGTGAGGCCATGCGAGTCCGCCGCCGCGCGGAAGTCGCGCCGGGGGTCGTCGAGCTGGTGGCCGAGATGCAGGTCGGCTTCAAGGCCATCTGCGAACGCTATACGAGCCGCGTCACCTGCGACTCGAACACGCTCGAGGTGAGGGTCGGCTACATCGACGGGCCGTTCCGCAAGCTCGACAACCGCTGGTCCTTCCGTGAAGAGGCGCCGGGACCCGACGGCGCGCCCCGCTCGATCATTGATTTCTTCATCGCCTACGAATTCAAGAGCGTGGCGCTCGGCCTTGTCATGGGCGCCATGTTCGACAAGGCTTTCCAGAAATACGCCGACGCCTTCGTGAAGCGCGCCGACGAGGTTTATGGCCGGCGTCGGGCGCCGAAATAA
- the arfB gene encoding alternative ribosome rescue aminoacyl-tRNA hydrolase ArfB, whose amino-acid sequence MIRITPFLWLEDGEITLEFLRASGPGGQNVQKVETAVRLRFDARRSPSLPEGVRARLERLAGARLTKDGVIIIEAQRHRTQERNRADAIERLIDLIREAAAPPPPPRRKTKPTLGSKIRRLEGKKLRGGVKAMRARPDHD is encoded by the coding sequence ATGATACGAATCACGCCATTCCTCTGGCTCGAAGACGGGGAAATCACGCTCGAATTCCTGCGCGCTTCCGGCCCCGGCGGACAGAATGTGCAGAAGGTCGAGACCGCCGTCCGCCTGCGCTTCGACGCGCGGCGGTCTCCGAGTCTTCCCGAGGGCGTCCGGGCGCGGCTGGAGCGTCTGGCGGGCGCGCGGCTCACCAAGGATGGCGTGATCATCATCGAGGCGCAGCGCCACCGGACCCAGGAGCGAAACCGCGCCGACGCCATCGAGCGCCTTATCGACCTGATCCGTGAAGCCGCCGCCCCGCCGCCACCCCCGCGGCGCAAGACCAAACCGACGCTCGGTTCGAAAATCCGTCGCCTGGAAGGCAAGAAACTGCGTGGCGGCGTCAAGGCGATGCGCGCCCGACCGGATCATGATTAG
- a CDS encoding DUF6671 family protein: MRPPCGAPGFGVETVLRGLPCADCGAPTRIVRGELHRCRGCGFEAQRHMRPPSLRADAQCCDLCNP; this comes from the coding sequence ATTCGACCGCCGTGCGGCGCGCCCGGCTTCGGCGTCGAGACCGTGCTGCGCGGCTTGCCCTGCGCCGACTGCGGCGCGCCGACCCGTATCGTCCGCGGGGAGCTGCATCGCTGCCGCGGGTGCGGCTTCGAAGCGCAAAGGCATATGCGCCCGCCGTCCCTGCGCGCCGATGCGCAGTGCTGCGATCTCTGCAACCCCTGA